A segment of the Carassius auratus strain Wakin unplaced genomic scaffold, ASM336829v1 scaf_tig00036064, whole genome shotgun sequence genome:
AGtatctacactggaagagaaacctGGACGACACACAGCGAGCTTCTAGCATTTATCAGGGATTAGGGTTCACACCAAGTCATGGATCACCTACTCaaaatgactgtcccttgtgatggAACCATACGGTCCAATCTCCACTTCATACGATGAGGTCATTCGGTTTTCATACACCACATATCCTCCGTCCTCCTGTGAATAGGAACAGTGTCAGCATCCAGTCCATCATAAgccatgcagaataaaaccagtagcagctgctcaccatcacgctcgtgccacatgcggtcacagggaactggtatataacaaaggaaggtgtggaccccacaggagcacaaggtgggtcatttccacccagtagatgaaccgaatccagactcagtcgaggcagaATAACATCTCTagacaccactaccacaaactgaccatctctaataCACTGGACAGTCACTAGAACAAGGTACACGTGAAGGTTAAGTGCAGAGAATCAGTTTAACACGAATCAGATTGAGAACACTTACCCGCCCTCCCATAGAAACAATGCTGTCCGttaaagcagcagttgatagcctcacactcagcaccactgatcccaggtggaccacattggatctgctcaAAGTCAGCTACAACACATTTATCAAAGGGCTCTGTCTGCACTACTGGCTTCGGAAACTGTTGTTTAACTGGCTTCGTAATCTGCGGCTTAGAtagttgttgaactggcttcggaagcggaaactgctggttagttagctgttgaactggcttctgaagcagaaactgctggttagttagctgttgaactggcttctgaagcggaaactgctggttagttagctgttgaactggcttctcaagcggaaactgctggttagttagctgttgaactggcttctgaagcggaaactgctggttagttagctgttgaactggcttctgaagcggaaactgctggttagttagctgttgaactggcttctcaagcggaaactgctggttagttaactgttgaactggcttctcaagcggaaactgctggttagttagctgttgaactggcttctgaagaggaaactgctggttagttagctgttgaactggcttctgaagaggaaactgctggttagttaactgttgaactggcttctcaagcggaaactgctggttagttagctgttgaactggcttctgaagcggaaactgctggttagttagctgttgaactggcttctgaagaggaaactgctggttagttagctgttgaactggcttctcaagcggaaactgctggttagttagccgttgaactggcttctgaagcggaaactgctggttagttagctgttgaactggcttctgggGCTGGAACTGCTGGTTAGTTTGCTGGACCATCTGAAGCGATTTACTCCACTGTGGAACAGCATGAGAAAAAGCACAAACCAGCAAAATTTGAACCAAACACCAACTTCCAGCCATTGTTCAACAGCTAAACACAAAGTGGAGATACTGCCCTTTGgtctttttgtattctacagaTTTCAGCTAATTAACAATAGTCCCTCCCTCATCGTTAACAACTGGGTGATTCTCATTAGATCTCAAGATTCAATTCTTATTGAAAAAACGCCTATAACAGCAACACAAAGGCTGCGTCCATATCTTCACTGACAGCTCCCTCAAGCCTCGTTCACTCAGACGTTGAACATTCTTTCCAAATCTTTATCTTCATCTGATACAGGCTCAAACATATCAACTTGGATGCCTAATTTCTCCATTGTTTTAGCTAGACAGAAGAGGTCGGCGCtgtgaaacagccaatcagagcagagctcaATGTTATTATTCATGACCCTTCCAAATAATTCTAGGGACAAATCACAGGGTTGTAATTGGACATGTAAAACCGTTTCTGCAGAATTTTTGCCCGAACCCAAGCCATGTACCTTTTATGTACatagcatttaaaatattgtatcaatgcattctatggcacatTTAACTGGgattatgaactcatattttggGCCGGAAGCAATTTGGATTCAAAACAATGGATtggtttcttataaacacacagcCTTTCCCTTCACAAGACAGTAATtgatgtgaattacttgtggattattttgatatttcctggactgtgcccagctggtggaatgacctcccaatctcaattcgtacagctgagtctttactcattttcaagaaacatctaaagactcatcttttttcgcctgcacttaaccttctaacaccagtacttttccttttcttgtctttttcatttaataaaaaaaaaaataataataatatatatacctggctataAAACCCATCTGATCAAGCTTAATAAATAATGGTAGCAAACCCTCTATTAGTTTGGTTAGTATATGGGTAAATATTTGCACCATCTACCATGATGCTGTAAATTTCACCAATCTGAGctgtgccaaaaaaaataaacctcTAGAGGGAACACTTAGAGGCATTGCATAAACTTGTTTGCATATTATGCAATAAACAAGATTTTTCAACTTTAAATGAACAGTCTTGACCTTACTCCACTGGGAAAAGTGGGTAGGTACCAATGCACTCTTGAGTTATTGGACTTTTAATGGTTGGGTGGTGATATTTAGTGCTACTGGCAAATTCCAAGAATTTAAGGTCATTGTATTGAGTGTGTTTcccaatatgtgttttttttttccccctggaCCAAGACGGGGATTGCAGGTACATGCATGAGTTTGAGTTGAATAGGAATGCTAAATGAAGTGCACTTCCAGTTTTAAACCTGTAAGCATCAACTTTGGCACATTTCCCACTTTTGGAGTTATTTGTGTGggttatttgcatttaatatagAAATATGGCATGCATCCTAAGTTCAGATTAATTTTTAGGGTTCCAAGCTTGCAGAACCTGATGTAATTGATTTTTGTGTAGTAGCAGCAGATATGTTATTCCTAAAAATCGGGTTCATATTTAATCATTTGGAATCCCACTTTGAACACGTGTTGGCTGGTCGTTAATGCATCATCTCAGGCATTTGGTTTCTTTCACTACGAATGTCGATATTTGAGTTTTGTACCATTGACTGAGCACCCCATTTGGGTTTAGAGATCATTTTAAGTCAAGAACTAACTGATATCCATTATAAACCATTCAAGACAGACACACATCATTTAAGAgtgctttaatttatttcattatttgaataCAATATGGAGCTGAAACCCAATTTTAATATGTAAAGCATGAAGACATGCATGGACCACCATGGTCTCAGGTTATGACCTTAAcacttttttcctttttgctGCTCACATGCAGGTCCCTTTTTCCCATGATCCCCTCCATGACTGTGACCATGATCGTGACCATGACCTTGTCCTTGCTGTCCTTGCTGACATTTCCCTTTTTCTTTGCCTTGGCCCTTTCCGTGCTTCTACAAGTAGAAGTAAACTCAGAGTTACAGTCTGTCATTGGAACTGTTAATATGCAAAAAGTGCAATCATTTTCCACCATTAAAGTTTGCTCTTACCTGTGCACATTCATCTCCTGTGCTCTATGAGACAGGAAATATGACAATCGGATTAGCATACAATGGAAAGGTTATTTAACTATTTGTATAGAAATGTAAAGAGTGTGATATTGTCTTCATACCATGGAGCCAGAATCTCCGCAGCCCTGTTAATATACAGAACAATCACGCATTATTCCTTAAAACTTACAGTTAATTAATCAATCTACAGATATGCACAATTCAAATGCTAATAAAATTTGCAATGCTAGAGAAATTGTAAATATCTTACCTGGTGTTGTTCTGCAGAAGACATTTGGAAAACAGAAACGACCATTAAGGCATTTAAGTGCAAATATCTTCAAATTGTCATAAAATGCCACAAACAGAAAAATATCAgtatatttatatcaaatatgACTTACGTGGGTTACTCATGTTGAGATTTTCAGATATTCAGCACGTCTGTAAACACTAAACAACGAAAAAGATCTGTAAGCAAGATTTTTTCTGCATGCatgttagatttatatttatttgaatatttcataaaataaaatccttAATGAGTAAATTTAGTAACTTTTTCAATCTGTTATTGGTCATCAAATGCTCCCATGAATCGTGCATTTGACAGCTATCTGATGGCGCTAATAAATGAGCAATGTCTTACCTCTTGTCTCGTCTTGCTCTCTGTCTGGAAATGCTGTTCTCGTGCTTGTATTTATACGTTGCATCCACCCTGAAGTGACACAGATACCTGCTCATCCACGCCCAAGAGTGGATAAACAAGTCTGTGCTCACATTAAAACAGCAGAATACTAGAAATGAGAGctgaatgttaaataaatatatttttggtatccactgcatttcttaaaaatgtcttaaatgtgtAAATTTGAATGGACTATGCACTGATCGCTAAATGAATCTATGCAAGTTCCCCTAAAAATAAATGTCTATCTTATCAGTGCATGTTAAAACATGTGAATTTCAGTGTAAATATTCTGACtctgttgtaaaatgttttgttttgttgtttttctccacCCATGGAGATAGGAATGTTATCATCCCATTGATGCAACACGGATAGAGGAACACCCAAAAGAGTTTgggaaaaaaacatcagaaagaTCTTCCGAGATGTCAGCTAAATTCAATTTACAATCTGTGATGGGTTTTACTTAAAAATTTGAGAAGATGCAtgcaaaacattatattttcaactttttttaaagcaattatcTTTCATAATGCAATCTACAcagtttttcataaaaaaaaaaataataataatcaaaggaAAGCAACATAAAATTTGAACTGATCTTCATTTGCATATGAGCTAATTAAAATAAGGAGGGTGTTTTACATCTGTAATCCTTCTCATCAGATGATCTTCTACACCCATTAAACACATCCTCATTCATTAAGAATGAATCAGTAATTACATTCAGCAGTGCAATTATGGCATATATTATTAaggcatgaaaaaaaatgaaaaagtggctttaaaaaaatgtgcatatataagttgcatttaaaaagtaacattattatataatattatataaaataaagagcagcatttatttgtgaatgaaGTTTGCTTTGATATTTTATCTGATGTAAACACATTCAGTGTTACTTAAtatgcaaatgacaaaaaaagtaaagaaatgtcTGTTGTTTCATGCAAAAgagatattacatataaattaaacagattttaaataaaggtgGAGAAaactggagaaacaaaggcaatTTTGGTGCTATTTTGAAAAGAGGATGTAAAAATGAAGTTGTTAAAGTTTGAATATTTGTAAACTGACACTGCGTTGAATTTATCTGAGCATTGAAAAGATAACAGTGTTTAAATGGTATATATTTGTCTTATATTCTTCTGAAATATAAAGCATTGGGCGTTTGCTCTGTGAATCTGGATTAACTCGCTCTGCGTTTGAGAAGGGTGTATGAAGAGTCGCATAAAGGCTTGTATTATCTCtaattgatttaataaaagaTGTTTAAAAGGTTTCGAGAGATTAATCCTGACACAGTTGCTCCTACAGTGTTCTTATTCATAGACACATAAATGTGACTGTAATTATATTCGTACACAAATATGATCTCAGCTTTTGTTTTGATAGCTGCAGAACTTCATGCCAAGAAGATGAATGTCCTGCACCATGATCTTTAAAGACCAGATAATGAACTGCAGGTTTGGTCATAATTATCATTGAAGAACGCTGTCACACATCGATGCAAACTGATATGTGgtcgctagggtgttctgggtggttgctaggtgcaaataaataaataaatcaaataatgctcagtgcttttgttttccagtacaaatatctaaacattcttgaatcaagacacatttacttgagaagcaattAAGATATTAAGTCATGTTTTCATAAGTAAATCCAGAAACCTTAaaaaattttaagtaaaaaattttattaaaaaaattataaaattataaaaaaaacattttcttgttcttataccatatatatatattatttcattaggTTTTCAATTATTAGACATGAGTacgaatattttttttatttttatatttttgaattgtaGTCCTAAGTTTTAAGATATTAACATCATATAAATGGAAAAGAGCTGCTATGATAGTCATAAAAATATCTAATTGTGCATTCCATGGAGGAATGAAACTTAAAGAAAGTAATACTTAGTCAAATTAGTTTATTGACCTAAATAAATTCCTTTAAATAACAAAAGTCTTGACATTCATGAAATGGTTGAAAAAAACTGCACAAACattgtttcattaatttaatactttttttatatagtttttgtatagtttttcatttttattttaaaggtaaatgggggggggggtcattttcacaattttttttgttacttttttattttttattaatattaaattaattagtttcaTTTAGTATTTTAACTTAGTATTTAACTTCAAAAAGTGGcaaaaaaagttgttgtttttcaattaaaaaaatattattttaatttacaaatcatttttaggtaagtggttgcaattaGTTTACTAActttcaacatatatatatatatatatatatatatatatatatatatatatatatatatatatatatatatatatatatatatatatatatatatatatatatatatatatatatatgtagctaaaactgttttaaaaaaccACTTACAGATCCACTTAAAACCACTTAAAAAGAatagtattttaatgtattttttaagtataGTATGACTATTGCAAGATAGTCATCTGGGTTGAGCACTAATATTAGCAGCATTAATAACAACAAGTGCACAGAGTCACTCCTTAAACTCCTCACACTCCTCCTCACATCTGATTGGCTGTTCAATAGGGGCGTGTCCTGTCAGCATTACACCCCCGACAAAACGGTGCAGAACGTTTTTAAACTTTCTCTTGTGAATTTATGTTGATGTTAATAACATTGTGCAAGCTGTCACTTTAATTCCACGtggtttatatacatgttgctgctgattgagATTAATTTTTTTACGCATCccccaaacaagagaaaacgtaTCTCAAACCCCATTGCACaacgtttccaggaaacatgtaGTTCAAGCAAAACGTTGGGCAACGCTTTGAGCTTGAACTTGCCCTTGCTACTATTATTCTGAGCTTCAGGTTTATTCTTGAAAGATCTTGACATTATCAAAAGACTCGTAGTGCAGCATACCTGCGGTCTCATTTTTGACACTCAAGCTATTCACTAGATAGTTTCCCTTCCAGCTACGTGTagttttgtgtttcaggtgtggtcacacaaacacagacctAATTTGCTGCACATCTGTACAAACCGGGTTTCACACGCTGACATTCTACAAGTTGAACTAAACTACCCATAAAGAAAGCATAGGCAAAATCGCAAAGCTTTCTCATTTTAGATTTGTCCCTGAAAACTATAACGCTGCCACTCAAGTCTTTTGCCACTCAGTGGGCGGAGCTACACTTCCAGCTGACGGTGACGTCACATGCATACAATAaatgcagtaaacggtaaaacggTATATGATGCATTAAATGATTATAAttaccagtttgcaatatcaagcaggaCAACTTTTGTACAGGTAAAGATGGAAAAAACTGAAAGCCTTGCATGTTTTAAGTTATACCATGGTCACACCCTTACAATGAAAAACAGAATAcgtaaagaaaacaataaaagtcTCTCTCTGTTTACAGaactattaaaatgaatatgCAATCAGGCAACATGTGAAGAATACATGGCAGGAATATTGGGAAGAAGAAAGAACAGGAAGATGGTTTTAtagtattcaaataattattGGTAAGAACAGAGTAACAGGATGAAATAGACAGGAGGGAAATATCATCTCAAGGCTTAGATTTGGTCATACTGCTCTTAATAGCAGAAAATGGAGGAAACATGAGTATTGTAATATGGAGGAAAATGTTATAATGAAGTGTCCAAGATACGGAAAGGAAAGAAAGAtactgggccgggtttcccgataacgatgtatcttagctcttaagagcgttttctacgtgCAAACTTACGAACGCTCGCAGCAATTCCACgagcgtttcccaaaaatgcacttaacatgaACGCGCGAGAACGCGCTCTacgtgctacttaggagtcgctgtccattcgcgaagtgctaaaatgtaaccttatatggaatcgtattctgaacgtttaacctaataattttcatctgttttggattaccaatcaatacaatcaagtctatataaagcacctacatacaggcggagacactgacaaaatggctgaaaaaaaaaaaaaaaaaaaagatacctttcaaaaggatgaaattaatgtcctcttagaggagatagagaaaaacaaagatgtgttttttttttcatcttgttttcccctttttatttatttcatttataaattcatgtaaacaataaacgagtacaataaagtgtacaataaagtacaatcaaaatattattatattactggcgttgcagtgtgttaaatctagataaaagtgtaatctgccggttgtcctgcaggtgtcctcataaatctgtcttcttacaatGCACTTGGGGAtgtacgattactccagagcactcgtagatctacgaagattttcaagtgctacttaagctacgatgcttttgggaaacagaccgtaatattaag
Coding sequences within it:
- the LOC113082422 gene encoding zona pellucida sperm-binding protein 4, producing MAGSWCLVQILLVCAFSHAVPQWSKSLQMVQQTNQQFQPQKPVQQLTNQQFPLQKPVQRLTNQQFPLEKPVQQLTNQQFPLQKPVQQLTNQQFPLQKPVQQLTNQQFPLEKPVQQLTNQQFPLQKPVQQLTNQQFPLQKPVQQLTNQQFPLEKPVQQLTNQQFPLEKPVQQLTNQQFPLQKPVQQLTNQQFPLQKPVQQLTNQQFPLEKPVQQLTNQQFPLQKPVQQLTNQQFLLQKPVQQLTNQQFPLPKPVQQLSKPQITKPVKQQFPKPVVQTEPFDKCVVADFEQIQCGPPGISGAECEAINCCFNGQHCFYGRAVTVQCIRDGQFVVVVSRDVILPRLSLDSVHLLGGNDPPCAPVGSTPSFVIYQFPVTACGTSVMEDGGYVVYENRMTSSYEVEIGPYGSITRDSHFEFLFQCRYSGTSVEALVVEVNSVPPPPPVAAPGPLRVELRLANGQCVTKGCAEGDEAYTSYYSDADYPITKVLREPVYVEVHIMERTDPNIVLMLGHCWATSTPNPLSLPQWDLLIDGCPYRDDRYLTTLVPVTGSSGLQFPTHYKRFIVKMFTFVDPASLAALQETIFIHCSTEVCHPSSGSCEQSCTRKRRDTRIKAVSGEQTVVSSGEVTMVM